The following coding sequences are from one Methanobacterium sp. window:
- the sepS gene encoding O-phosphoserine--tRNA ligase: MDKNKIIKLAKKDFEKAWMMTSQTINKPHHDDQYPRIHLKTGKTHMLYDTISNLRNAYLNLGFEEAVNPVFIEEEHIYKQFGPEAPAVLDRCFYLSGLPRPDIGIGMDKIELIEGIGVSLNEEKINSLKEVFRGYKKGDVSGDDLVHDVSAAMEVGDDLGLRILQKVFPEIHELKPIPSKTTLRSHMTSGWFITLQNIHNKYPLPIKLFSIDRCFRREQREDASHLMTYHSASCVVMDDEISLDYGKAISESLLEYFGFEKFKFTPDEKKSKYYTLGTQTEVYGYHPKLKDWVEVATFGLYSPIALARYGIEKEVLNLGVGAERIAMLLYNQEDIRAMVYPQTYGKWKLSDREIASMLRINYYPATEEGRVLMNNIITTFKENSDAPSPCEFTVFKGEFLGKNIHLKAVEPEKGTKLLGPAAWNEIYINHGDIVGVPVKDVEDEKALEALNKGISTDINYMDGIAAFAAYKIEEMVVSSKEEVTVRVPISRSISDINLRLDDVALNYITSKNKAIDVRGPVFCTISCKLEE, encoded by the coding sequence TTGGATAAAAATAAAATAATAAAGCTTGCAAAGAAAGATTTTGAAAAGGCATGGATGATGACCTCCCAAACAATTAATAAACCTCATCATGATGACCAGTATCCGCGAATACACCTTAAAACAGGTAAAACTCATATGCTCTATGATACCATCTCTAATTTGAGAAATGCTTATTTAAATTTGGGTTTTGAAGAAGCTGTAAACCCTGTTTTTATTGAAGAGGAGCATATTTACAAACAGTTCGGCCCTGAAGCTCCAGCAGTTTTAGACAGATGTTTTTATCTTTCAGGACTTCCAAGACCAGATATAGGCATTGGAATGGATAAAATCGAACTTATTGAGGGGATTGGAGTTTCATTAAATGAAGAAAAGATAAATAGCCTCAAAGAAGTCTTCAGAGGATATAAAAAAGGCGATGTAAGTGGGGATGACCTTGTTCATGATGTTTCCGCAGCCATGGAAGTGGGGGATGATCTGGGCCTTCGTATTCTCCAGAAAGTCTTTCCAGAAATCCATGAATTAAAACCAATTCCATCAAAAACAACCCTAAGATCCCATATGACTTCCGGGTGGTTTATCACGCTCCAAAATATTCATAATAAATACCCGTTACCGATAAAACTCTTCTCCATTGACAGATGTTTCAGAAGGGAACAGAGAGAAGATGCCAGTCACCTTATGACCTATCATTCCGCTTCATGTGTTGTTATGGATGACGAAATTTCACTGGACTATGGTAAAGCCATATCTGAAAGTCTTCTCGAATACTTCGGATTTGAAAAGTTCAAATTCACTCCTGATGAGAAAAAATCTAAATATTATACGTTAGGAACTCAAACAGAAGTCTATGGATACCATCCAAAGCTCAAGGACTGGGTTGAAGTCGCCACATTCGGATTATACTCACCAATTGCACTTGCTAGGTACGGTATTGAAAAAGAAGTTCTTAATCTCGGCGTTGGAGCTGAAAGAATAGCCATGCTCCTTTATAACCAGGAAGATATAAGGGCAATGGTTTACCCTCAAACTTATGGAAAATGGAAGCTTTCAGATAGAGAAATAGCATCAATGCTTAGAATTAACTATTATCCTGCAACAGAAGAAGGTAGAGTATTAATGAACAATATCATTACTACATTTAAGGAAAACAGTGATGCACCGTCTCCATGTGAATTTACAGTCTTTAAAGGTGAATTTTTAGGTAAAAATATACATTTAAAGGCTGTAGAACCTGAAAAAGGTACAAAGCTCTTAGGACCTGCTGCATGGAATGAGATCTATATAAATCACGGGGATATAGTTGGGGTTCCGGTAAAAGATGTTGAAGATGAAAAAGCATTAGAAGCCCTGAATAAAGGAATATCAACTGATATCAATTATATGGATGGTATTGCAGCTTTTGCAGCTTATAAAATTGAAGAAATGGTCGTAAGCAGTAAAGAAGAAGTCACTGTAAGGGTACCAATATCAAGATCCATCTCTGATATAAATTTAAGGCTTGATGATGTTGCATTAAACTACATTACAAGTAAAAATAAAGCAATTGATGTAAGAGGTCCTGTATTCTGTACAATATCATGTAAACTTGAGGAATAG
- a CDS encoding fumarate reductase subunit A, with translation MEREIYECDVLIIGSGGAGCRAAIEASNHDLDIIIVSKGLSFKSGCTTLAEGGYNAAFAAVDRADTPEAHFEDTLKGGAYLNDSNLVRILVEESPQRLIELEKFGALFDRQESGEINQRPFGGQTFRRTCFQGDRTGHEMMSALKEEVIRRDIKTMDEIMVTSLVMSEDGQKVIGAVGLSLKDSNLLVFKAKSVIIASGGAGWLYPVTSNTLQKTGDGFSVSYEAGADLIDMEQVQFHPTGMIFPESRKGVLVTEAVRGEGGKLINAKGEIFMKKYDSRGELATRDVVARAIYNEIREGRGTPRGGVYLDVSHLPDEVIEEKLETMLLQFLDVDVDIRKEPMEVAPTAHHFMGGIRINEFGESTVKNLYAAGEVTGGVHGANRLGGNALADTQVFGKRAGESAAKNALKGEIESNDAFIDAEEKRIKSFFKDGDVYPFEIKKELEEVMWKNVAIIRNEEGLKAALDRIKELKEMLKDMRVTDVVSYNNDLLDALEVTKMLEIAEIVTKSALLREESRGAHYREDYPDTMDEWKKSIVFNKSGKIRFIER, from the coding sequence ATGGAAAGAGAAATTTATGAATGTGATGTTTTAATTATAGGTTCTGGCGGAGCAGGATGCAGGGCCGCTATAGAAGCTTCAAATCATGATTTAGATATTATAATAGTTTCAAAAGGGTTATCTTTTAAATCAGGATGTACTACACTTGCAGAAGGAGGATATAACGCTGCTTTTGCAGCTGTTGATCGTGCTGACACTCCTGAAGCCCATTTTGAAGATACACTTAAAGGTGGGGCTTATTTAAACGATTCTAATTTAGTTAGAATTCTTGTTGAAGAATCTCCCCAAAGGCTCATTGAGCTTGAAAAGTTTGGAGCTCTCTTCGACAGGCAGGAATCTGGAGAAATTAACCAGCGGCCTTTTGGTGGACAGACATTCAGGCGGACATGCTTCCAGGGAGATAGGACTGGCCATGAAATGATGTCAGCCCTCAAAGAAGAGGTCATTCGACGAGATATTAAAACAATGGACGAAATAATGGTCACGTCCCTTGTTATGAGCGAGGATGGCCAAAAAGTTATTGGAGCAGTAGGATTATCACTTAAAGACTCTAATTTATTAGTATTTAAGGCAAAATCAGTGATCATTGCAAGTGGAGGTGCAGGTTGGCTTTATCCTGTGACTTCAAACACTTTACAGAAAACTGGAGACGGATTTTCAGTTTCATACGAAGCTGGGGCAGATCTGATTGACATGGAACAGGTTCAGTTCCATCCAACTGGAATGATTTTTCCAGAATCACGTAAAGGAGTTCTTGTAACAGAAGCTGTACGTGGAGAGGGTGGAAAACTCATCAACGCCAAAGGCGAAATATTCATGAAAAAATATGACTCCAGAGGGGAGCTTGCAACAAGGGACGTTGTGGCCAGAGCAATATACAACGAAATACGAGAGGGAAGAGGAACTCCAAGAGGAGGAGTTTACCTTGATGTTTCTCATCTTCCAGATGAAGTGATTGAAGAAAAACTGGAAACAATGCTTCTACAATTCCTTGATGTAGATGTGGACATCAGAAAAGAACCCATGGAAGTTGCACCCACAGCACACCATTTTATGGGCGGTATAAGGATAAATGAATTCGGTGAGAGCACAGTAAAAAATTTATATGCTGCAGGTGAAGTAACTGGTGGTGTACACGGTGCAAATAGACTTGGAGGTAATGCCCTTGCAGATACTCAGGTTTTTGGAAAAAGAGCGGGCGAATCAGCAGCTAAAAACGCTCTCAAGGGAGAAATTGAATCAAATGATGCATTTATTGATGCAGAAGAAAAACGCATCAAGAGCTTCTTTAAAGACGGGGATGTTTACCCATTTGAGATAAAAAAAGAGCTTGAAGAAGTAATGTGGAAAAATGTGGCAATAATAAGAAATGAAGAAGGGTTAAAAGCTGCATTAGATCGCATAAAAGAACTTAAAGAAATGCTAAAGGATATGAGGGTAACTGATGTTGTAAGCTATAATAACGACCTTCTTGACGCCCTTGAAGTGACAAAAATGCTTGAAATAGCAGAAATCGTTACAAAATCTGCACTTTTACGTGAAGAAAG